The following are from one region of the Shinella sp. PSBB067 genome:
- a CDS encoding arsenate reductase ArsC codes for MTDKTYNVLFLCTGNSARSILAESILNKEGGRRFKAYSAGSQPKGEVNPHALTELEALGYPSTGFSSKSWDVFAEPNAPQMDFIFTVCDSAAGEACPVWIGHPMTAHWGVEDPAAVVGSEVEIQRAFAQAARFLKNRITAFINLPLASIDRMALETRLRQIGTMEGSTTPEGKSA; via the coding sequence ATGACCGACAAGACCTACAACGTGCTGTTCCTCTGCACGGGCAATTCCGCTCGCTCTATTCTCGCCGAATCCATCCTCAACAAGGAAGGCGGCAGACGGTTCAAAGCCTATTCCGCCGGCAGCCAGCCGAAGGGGGAAGTCAATCCGCATGCCCTGACGGAACTCGAAGCACTCGGCTATCCCTCGACGGGCTTCTCGTCGAAGAGTTGGGATGTGTTCGCAGAACCCAATGCCCCACAGATGGATTTCATCTTCACCGTCTGCGACAGCGCCGCCGGCGAGGCCTGCCCGGTCTGGATCGGCCATCCGATGACCGCCCATTGGGGCGTCGAGGACCCGGCCGCCGTCGTTGGATCGGAAGTCGAGATCCAGCGCGCCTTCGCCCAGGCCGCCCGCTTCCTCAAGAACCGCATCACGGCCTTCATCAACCTCCCGCTTGCCTCGATCGATCGCATGGCGCTGGAGACTAGGCTCCGCCAGATCGGCACAATGGAGGGATCAACGACGCCCGAAGGAAAGTCGGCCTGA